Proteins encoded together in one Amblyomma americanum isolate KBUSLIRL-KWMA chromosome 1, ASM5285725v1, whole genome shotgun sequence window:
- the LOC144113278 gene encoding uncharacterized protein LOC144113278 isoform X4, producing MLSGCLLAVGKRLPLLKPNYCTVLHGTKREASTRWNLFRRRTPEAYARYDEYSAWTAKKRNF from the exons ATGTTAAG cgGGTGCTTGCTGGCTGTGGGGAAAAGGTTGCCGCTGCTGAAGCCAAACTACTGT ACTGTATTACATGGCACAAAACGAGAAGCAAGTACTCGGTGGAACCTATTCCGACGGAGGACACCCGAAGCATACGCTCGTTACGATG AGTACAGTGCCTGGACTGCGAAGAAAAGAAACTTTTAA
- the LOC144113278 gene encoding uncharacterized protein LOC144113278 isoform X1 — MLSGCLLAVGKRLPLLKPNYCQTVLHGTKREASTRWNLFRRRTPEAYARYDGLNPTLDQLVYTSGVHNYMLLASITATSIAAGGVCYVGATYFNLWPEPSNGQQPIWSPSSAQKGAFVSVISMYMLACLYLIRHMPVRIYYNKSKQMFCFVFQSTVPGLRRKETFKPGALEVVPETKYITIRDFFGNVRVRNGWRRFVVVEERFRFVAFYNVMVGFDDIDVLES; from the exons ATGTTAAG cgGGTGCTTGCTGGCTGTGGGGAAAAGGTTGCCGCTGCTGAAGCCAAACTACTGT CAGACTGTATTACATGGCACAAAACGAGAAGCAAGTACTCGGTGGAACCTATTCCGACGGAGGACACCCGAAGCATACGCTCGTTACGATGGTCTGAATCCAACTCTGGATCAACTTGTGTACACGAGTGGCGTGCATAATTACATGCTTTTAGCTAGCATCACAGCTACAAGCATTGCAGCCGGCGGCGTCTGCTACGTCGGCGCCACTTATTTCAACTTGTGGCCAGAGCCTTCAAATGGCCAACAGCCTATTTGGAGCCCATCTTCTGCTCAGAAGGGAGCTTTTGTATCTGTCATTAGCATGTACATGCTTGCATGTCTGTATTTGATAAGACATATGCCAGTGCGCATCTACTACAACAAGTCAAAGCAAATGTTTTGTTTCGTCTTCCAGAGTACAGTGCCTGGACTGCGAAGAAAAGAAACTTTTAAACCTGGGGCATTAGAGGTTGTGCCGGAAACCAAATACATCACAATAAGGGATTTTTTTGGCAATGTGCGTGTGAGAAATGGGTGGCGGAGGTTTGTAGTAGTTGAGGAGCGCTTTCGTTTTGTGGCCTTTTACAATGTCATGGTTGGCTTTGATGACATTGATGTGCTAGAGAGCTAG
- the LOC144113278 gene encoding uncharacterized protein LOC144113278 isoform X2, translated as MLSGCLLAVGKRLPLLKPNYCTVLHGTKREASTRWNLFRRRTPEAYARYDGLNPTLDQLVYTSGVHNYMLLASITATSIAAGGVCYVGATYFNLWPEPSNGQQPIWSPSSAQKGAFVSVISMYMLACLYLIRHMPVRIYYNKSKQMFCFVFQSTVPGLRRKETFKPGALEVVPETKYITIRDFFGNVRVRNGWRRFVVVEERFRFVAFYNVMVGFDDIDVLES; from the exons ATGTTAAG cgGGTGCTTGCTGGCTGTGGGGAAAAGGTTGCCGCTGCTGAAGCCAAACTACTGT ACTGTATTACATGGCACAAAACGAGAAGCAAGTACTCGGTGGAACCTATTCCGACGGAGGACACCCGAAGCATACGCTCGTTACGATGGTCTGAATCCAACTCTGGATCAACTTGTGTACACGAGTGGCGTGCATAATTACATGCTTTTAGCTAGCATCACAGCTACAAGCATTGCAGCCGGCGGCGTCTGCTACGTCGGCGCCACTTATTTCAACTTGTGGCCAGAGCCTTCAAATGGCCAACAGCCTATTTGGAGCCCATCTTCTGCTCAGAAGGGAGCTTTTGTATCTGTCATTAGCATGTACATGCTTGCATGTCTGTATTTGATAAGACATATGCCAGTGCGCATCTACTACAACAAGTCAAAGCAAATGTTTTGTTTCGTCTTCCAGAGTACAGTGCCTGGACTGCGAAGAAAAGAAACTTTTAAACCTGGGGCATTAGAGGTTGTGCCGGAAACCAAATACATCACAATAAGGGATTTTTTTGGCAATGTGCGTGTGAGAAATGGGTGGCGGAGGTTTGTAGTAGTTGAGGAGCGCTTTCGTTTTGTGGCCTTTTACAATGTCATGGTTGGCTTTGATGACATTGATGTGCTAGAGAGCTAG
- the LOC144113278 gene encoding uncharacterized protein LOC144113278 isoform X3, protein MLSGCLLAVGKRLPLLKPNYCQTVLHGTKREASTRWNLFRRRTPEAYARYDEYSAWTAKKRNF, encoded by the exons ATGTTAAG cgGGTGCTTGCTGGCTGTGGGGAAAAGGTTGCCGCTGCTGAAGCCAAACTACTGT CAGACTGTATTACATGGCACAAAACGAGAAGCAAGTACTCGGTGGAACCTATTCCGACGGAGGACACCCGAAGCATACGCTCGTTACGATG AGTACAGTGCCTGGACTGCGAAGAAAAGAAACTTTTAA